A DNA window from Paenibacillus andongensis contains the following coding sequences:
- a CDS encoding AraC family transcriptional regulator: MFRSKRFRDNWILILIISSIPGLIFGGVIYWLGGERLENELLQMHNKQIQLRASNIDEQFSYLETSVMHWSFDPNFSYSLANISLSRDFEIARNITQTIANMKGANPLAIEAELFLEGAAPVRFHPQYEALTDAVQIEGYRKLLAYDKQVFWSQHTSESGSPNDNSLSFMIKIPESNENHYGVIAVRMDTPKVAKLLQTLAPYDGGNTFLLEENGDQLLSSSGKVPASQLDEAIKREVLASKTKSGSFLFNWNQSTYTVSFGTMSRIGTDWTYVSASPISAITKPVVFISQLVLTLSIGMLLLAFVLSWLASRRIYSPIAQLVSLLTGKTAIAALGKEHNDDFKIIEKEWLHLTRESTTLQNKLEQQLPHLKEGFLLQLVQGYLYSYSEQALLERMRNFGWSVDHRQYAVLYIQLTGFENLEGRFSSGDEGLVTFVAANITKELASSRFEQAEVMNFHDLSVGLLIIVPEETEQQEAIRTFSQELTQGIHHMLNMYVSVTIGSLTSSVVHVPSRFEEAMQASGRRRFESRNQIIDLESLDEYDKENNEIHYPFALEREIIQAIRTGQMEETKQLIRAFSEELLERGAKVIDIQQGMLQLLGSILHAIRLTGMDPNRIFKSANLYEQLMQLGEPQKMIAWFHDKVVYPFMQELESRSDVQVKRTVETAMIYLQNNYMKEISLDSCADYAGTNTVALSKAFKQVSGKNFIDYLTELRIEKAKELLRDTDMKINDIAEKTGYQPSYFNRIFKKQESITPSQYRELNRN; the protein is encoded by the coding sequence GTGTTCAGAAGTAAGCGCTTCCGTGATAATTGGATTTTAATTCTGATCATTTCCAGTATTCCCGGACTTATCTTCGGCGGTGTGATTTATTGGCTTGGCGGTGAGCGTCTTGAGAATGAGCTGCTTCAGATGCACAATAAACAGATTCAGCTAAGAGCGTCCAATATTGACGAGCAGTTCTCTTATTTGGAGACGTCGGTCATGCATTGGTCATTCGATCCTAATTTCAGTTACTCATTGGCGAATATAAGTCTATCGCGCGATTTCGAGATTGCTCGCAACATCACACAAACGATAGCCAATATGAAAGGTGCAAATCCACTTGCTATAGAAGCAGAGTTGTTCTTGGAAGGAGCCGCCCCCGTTCGGTTTCATCCGCAATACGAAGCGTTAACGGATGCTGTGCAGATCGAAGGATACAGAAAATTGCTCGCGTATGATAAACAAGTGTTCTGGTCGCAGCATACGTCCGAGTCAGGTTCTCCGAATGATAACTCACTATCTTTTATGATAAAAATACCTGAAAGCAATGAGAACCATTACGGTGTTATTGCCGTCCGGATGGATACGCCGAAAGTCGCCAAACTGCTGCAAACACTAGCCCCATATGATGGCGGGAATACGTTCCTGTTGGAGGAAAATGGCGATCAACTACTGTCTAGCTCTGGGAAGGTGCCGGCGTCGCAGCTTGATGAAGCTATTAAGAGAGAAGTTCTTGCCAGCAAAACCAAATCAGGTTCATTCTTGTTCAATTGGAACCAATCAACATACACCGTATCCTTCGGCACGATGTCGCGCATCGGTACCGATTGGACGTATGTCTCTGCATCGCCGATCAGCGCGATTACAAAGCCGGTCGTTTTTATTTCTCAATTGGTCTTGACGTTAAGCATCGGGATGCTGCTGCTCGCGTTCGTTTTATCATGGCTGGCTTCACGGCGTATCTATTCACCTATCGCCCAGTTAGTCAGCTTGCTTACAGGAAAGACAGCAATAGCCGCGTTAGGGAAAGAACATAATGATGATTTCAAGATCATTGAGAAAGAATGGCTGCATCTAACTAGGGAGAGCACAACCCTACAGAATAAGCTGGAGCAGCAGCTTCCTCACCTCAAGGAGGGCTTCCTGCTTCAACTTGTCCAAGGATATCTCTATTCCTACTCCGAGCAGGCTCTGCTTGAGAGGATGCGCAATTTCGGCTGGTCAGTAGACCATCGGCAATACGCTGTGCTGTACATCCAATTGACCGGATTTGAAAACTTGGAAGGACGCTTCTCCTCTGGCGATGAAGGGCTCGTCACTTTCGTGGCTGCCAATATTACGAAAGAGCTCGCATCGAGCCGTTTCGAGCAAGCAGAAGTGATGAATTTCCACGATTTGTCTGTCGGTCTCCTCATTATCGTTCCAGAAGAAACTGAGCAGCAGGAAGCGATCAGAACCTTTAGTCAAGAACTGACTCAGGGGATTCATCACATGCTTAACATGTATGTATCGGTCACGATCGGCAGCCTCACTTCGTCTGTGGTTCATGTACCCTCCCGCTTCGAGGAAGCGATGCAGGCGTCAGGCAGACGCCGTTTCGAAAGTCGGAACCAAATTATCGATCTGGAATCTCTGGATGAGTACGATAAAGAGAACAACGAGATTCATTATCCATTCGCGCTCGAAAGAGAGATCATTCAAGCGATTCGAACCGGCCAGATGGAAGAAACGAAGCAGCTCATCCGGGCTTTCTCGGAAGAACTGCTCGAACGCGGAGCCAAAGTAATTGACATTCAGCAAGGAATGCTTCAATTGCTCGGCAGCATCCTGCATGCCATTCGGCTTACGGGTATGGATCCGAACCGTATTTTCAAATCGGCAAATTTGTACGAGCAATTGATGCAGCTCGGAGAGCCGCAGAAAATGATCGCTTGGTTCCACGACAAAGTAGTGTACCCCTTCATGCAGGAACTGGAGTCCCGTTCCGACGTGCAAGTGAAAAGGACTGTGGAAACTGCGATGATTTATCTGCAGAACAATTATATGAAGGAAATATCTCTGGACAGCTGCGCCGACTACGCAGGCACGAATACGGTTGCGTTAAGCAAAGCTTTCAAGCAGGTCAGCGGTAAAAATTTTATTGACTATTTAACCGAGCTGCGCATTGAAAAAGCGAAAGAGCTTTTGCGTGACACCGATATGAAAATCAACGACATAGCCGAAAAGACTGGATATCAACCCAGCTATTTTAATCGCATATTTAAGAAACAAGAAAGCATTACACCAAGCCAATATCGGGAGTTAAACCGAAATTAA
- a CDS encoding DEAD/DEAH box helicase encodes MTEIALDLSHFHPILRAWFTSRFGEPTDVQKQAWKQIRSGTHTLISSPTGSGKTLAALLPCLDGVIQKKQTHEEYSAGVRVLVVTPLKALNNDIHDHLIHFMAEIEEMASSFEKETAWKGLTIGVRTGDTKQSTRASMLKQPPDLLVTTPESLYLLLTSPRAREMLKSVEQIVVDEIHDLAADKRGMHLSLTLERLNAWCGRSVQRIGVSATQKPIERVARYLGGWEADQPRHVAIIESKAEKQYALQVTMPEPVRAGADQEAIWTPLVERLLQLMEGCSTVLIFANSRRLCERLTLRLNDHVGHEIAKSHHGSVAREKRLEVERSLKAGELRCLVATSSLELGIDVGHVDLVIQIDSPFTAAAGIQRIGRAGHAVGSVSRGVLLARSRSLLPELAVLSRRIAARDIEAIRIPRGSLDVLAQQLVAMVAMGDELDVPRLERLLAQSDSFRELPRERWLAMLEVLAGLYPFVRPLIAWDRETGRLERLAATQMAALTGAGTIPQSTAYPVHHNETGLHLGELDEEFIHESSVGDVFQLGTASWRIVRKRPERIYVQEAENRYSEVPFWRGETGGKSFELGVQTGQIWRQLRDRLQSLPHTQADLDVQDWLMDQFHFDSEASHALISIVRNQIAVNTVPTDTTVVIETFVDENNQTHYILHSLFGRKLNRTWLMAIDKHLKQKGQTALYTNAKDNGIELIFPSFQESIVHAIMSISSIEAEQFIIEAVAESGMFGAAFQRLAETSLLLSRSFTRIPAWIKRLRGQELMKEAMPFKERFPLFQEAMRECLEEHVDIQHLQGILTAIHTGSIQFAVHRNHFPSPLAGQFKFDYVSQKLYESDALTQDLQVELLGFSRQMAADIFGIEAIRSAVSPQVIEAEEHKLALTDEPLASSQEVFRYLKERGDSSLAELVMASSASEITVNAWINDLLVQGKTATAFFMKETRYISSDEVEFYSSLSDSMVAKSFVFQRFADGKLSFTTAELAARFEVELAIAADWVQSAIRNGTLSVAPFADPETEELWTSSKVASRLIRLSLQSYRRGGEAVSPLTYMTHMPLRRKLADRNDVPGMEHLREIIEDLQGFFLPFSLWESVFFPTRQLSYRKQDLDTLCSSGQIVWIGRKEPEEKEGRIAFFLAESSSLYEPCLTVANQRPASNPELLSLLQEKGAIFLSKLGLEKGRAPSSLLEELLQLVWDGQAANDQFAPLRLHAAGASKKPDKFQSGLGRWYPLDSLLSPAFDKQSSAMQWTHHLLERFGIITKDLVSALCPFPWEAIQTALRQLEEWGLVVRGLFITDLHALQYASKEFITRLYQQAGDVTASQQKFTLLSAVDPANPFGLIVPWPEVSNISFSRKSGNYLALKGSEWLYWIENNGKRIYHIAPKANQNDDQMTIVHELKSMFRQFLKQHQLRKIVIETWNGVRISEAPEQEYLKLLGAEKDRTNLVLWPSQLS; translated from the coding sequence ATGACGGAAATTGCGTTGGATCTATCTCATTTCCATCCCATTCTGAGGGCTTGGTTTACTTCCCGTTTCGGTGAGCCTACGGATGTTCAGAAGCAGGCATGGAAACAAATACGTTCTGGCACACACACGCTCATCTCTTCCCCAACAGGCTCAGGTAAAACACTGGCAGCTTTACTGCCTTGTTTGGACGGAGTTATCCAGAAAAAGCAGACACACGAAGAGTATTCAGCCGGTGTTCGCGTGCTTGTCGTGACACCGCTCAAAGCGTTGAATAACGATATTCATGATCATTTGATTCATTTTATGGCAGAAATTGAGGAGATGGCTTCCTCTTTCGAAAAGGAAACCGCCTGGAAGGGACTCACGATAGGGGTTCGTACCGGTGATACCAAACAAAGCACTCGGGCATCGATGCTGAAGCAGCCGCCTGATCTGCTGGTGACCACGCCAGAATCGTTGTATTTGCTGCTTACTTCTCCGCGCGCGAGAGAAATGCTAAAGAGCGTGGAACAGATCGTCGTCGACGAAATCCACGATCTGGCAGCGGACAAGCGCGGTATGCACTTATCGCTCACGCTGGAACGGCTGAATGCGTGGTGCGGGCGATCCGTCCAGCGGATCGGCGTGTCTGCGACGCAAAAGCCTATCGAGCGGGTCGCTCGTTATCTTGGGGGCTGGGAAGCTGACCAGCCGCGACATGTAGCTATTATCGAGAGCAAAGCCGAGAAGCAGTACGCGCTTCAGGTGACGATGCCGGAACCTGTACGGGCTGGGGCTGATCAAGAGGCGATATGGACGCCTCTTGTCGAGCGCCTGCTGCAGCTCATGGAAGGCTGCAGCACCGTGCTTATCTTCGCAAATAGCCGCAGGCTTTGCGAACGTTTGACCTTGCGACTCAATGACCATGTCGGTCATGAGATCGCGAAGAGCCACCACGGCAGCGTCGCCCGCGAGAAGCGGCTCGAGGTCGAGCGCTCGCTCAAGGCCGGCGAGCTTCGCTGCCTGGTTGCCACGTCGTCGCTGGAGCTCGGCATCGACGTCGGCCATGTCGATCTGGTGATCCAGATCGACTCGCCTTTCACCGCTGCCGCAGGCATCCAGCGGATCGGCCGGGCCGGCCACGCCGTCGGCAGCGTCAGCCGCGGCGTGCTGCTTGCGCGCAGCCGCAGCCTGCTGCCGGAGCTGGCCGTGCTCAGCCGGCGGATCGCGGCGCGCGACATCGAGGCCATCCGCATCCCGCGGGGCAGCCTCGATGTCCTTGCGCAGCAGCTCGTCGCCATGGTAGCCATGGGCGACGAGCTGGATGTGCCGCGCCTGGAGCGCCTGCTCGCGCAGAGCGACTCTTTCCGCGAGCTGCCGCGTGAGCGCTGGCTCGCGATGCTCGAGGTGCTCGCAGGGCTGTACCCCTTCGTGCGTCCGCTCATCGCATGGGATCGTGAAACCGGCCGCTTAGAACGGTTGGCGGCTACACAGATGGCCGCGCTCACCGGCGCGGGCACAATCCCTCAGAGCACGGCCTATCCCGTGCATCATAACGAAACCGGACTTCACCTCGGTGAACTGGATGAAGAGTTCATCCACGAATCGTCTGTCGGCGACGTGTTTCAATTGGGAACGGCTTCTTGGCGTATCGTCCGCAAGCGTCCAGAGCGTATCTATGTCCAAGAAGCAGAGAACCGATACAGTGAAGTCCCCTTCTGGCGCGGGGAGACCGGTGGAAAGTCGTTTGAGCTTGGCGTTCAAACTGGTCAAATATGGCGTCAGCTGCGTGATCGTTTGCAGTCGCTTCCTCACACGCAAGCTGATCTCGATGTCCAAGATTGGCTCATGGATCAATTTCACTTTGATTCGGAGGCAAGCCATGCACTCATCAGTATCGTTCGCAATCAAATCGCTGTAAATACAGTTCCAACAGATACAACGGTTGTCATAGAAACCTTTGTTGATGAAAACAATCAAACCCATTATATTTTGCACAGCCTATTCGGTCGCAAGCTGAACCGTACTTGGCTAATGGCTATCGATAAGCATCTTAAACAAAAAGGTCAAACTGCCCTATATACGAATGCGAAAGATAACGGCATCGAGCTTATTTTCCCTAGCTTTCAAGAATCGATTGTACATGCCATCATGTCCATCTCTTCTATAGAAGCGGAACAGTTCATCATTGAAGCTGTAGCCGAATCCGGTATGTTTGGCGCAGCTTTCCAACGGCTGGCAGAAACGTCCTTGCTTCTTTCCCGCAGTTTCACACGTATCCCTGCTTGGATTAAGCGACTGCGTGGACAAGAACTCATGAAGGAAGCTATGCCCTTCAAAGAACGCTTTCCCTTGTTTCAGGAAGCTATGCGAGAATGCCTGGAAGAGCATGTCGATATTCAGCATCTTCAGGGCATTTTAACAGCTATTCATACAGGAAGTATTCAATTTGCCGTTCATCGCAACCATTTCCCATCGCCGCTCGCTGGGCAATTCAAGTTCGACTATGTGTCGCAGAAATTATATGAATCCGATGCGTTAACGCAGGATTTGCAAGTTGAATTACTTGGCTTTAGCCGTCAAATGGCAGCTGATATTTTCGGTATTGAGGCAATCCGCAGCGCCGTTAGTCCTCAAGTCATCGAGGCAGAGGAACATAAACTTGCCTTGACGGATGAGCCTTTAGCCTCTTCTCAAGAGGTGTTTCGTTATTTGAAAGAACGCGGCGATTCCTCTTTGGCTGAACTCGTCATGGCTAGTTCAGCTTCTGAAATAACTGTCAATGCATGGATCAACGATCTCCTTGTCCAAGGCAAGACAGCAACAGCCTTCTTTATGAAAGAGACCCGCTATATCAGCAGTGATGAAGTAGAGTTCTATTCTTCACTTTCGGATTCTATGGTTGCCAAATCGTTCGTGTTTCAAAGATTTGCCGACGGGAAGCTCTCTTTCACAACGGCAGAATTAGCAGCTCGTTTTGAGGTAGAACTTGCCATCGCAGCTGATTGGGTTCAGAGTGCTATTCGAAATGGTACGTTATCTGTCGCACCTTTTGCCGATCCGGAAACCGAAGAACTGTGGACGAGCAGCAAGGTAGCTTCCCGATTAATTCGTCTGTCCCTTCAATCTTATAGACGTGGTGGCGAGGCTGTATCCCCGCTCACTTATATGACGCATATGCCGCTTAGGCGTAAACTCGCTGATAGAAACGACGTTCCCGGCATGGAACATCTTCGCGAAATTATTGAAGACTTGCAAGGCTTCTTCCTGCCTTTCTCACTTTGGGAGTCTGTCTTTTTTCCAACTCGTCAGCTTTCGTACCGCAAACAGGACTTAGACACGCTATGTTCTTCAGGTCAAATTGTCTGGATAGGCCGCAAAGAGCCGGAAGAAAAGGAAGGCCGCATTGCCTTCTTTCTGGCAGAAAGCAGTTCTCTGTATGAGCCCTGCCTCACTGTAGCCAACCAAAGACCAGCCTCAAACCCTGAGCTTCTCAGCCTTTTGCAGGAAAAAGGGGCCATCTTTCTAAGCAAGCTGGGTCTTGAAAAAGGACGAGCTCCATCATCATTGTTGGAGGAATTACTACAATTAGTGTGGGATGGACAGGCTGCCAACGACCAGTTCGCTCCGCTTCGACTACATGCCGCAGGTGCTTCTAAGAAACCGGATAAATTCCAGTCAGGACTTGGTCGTTGGTACCCTCTCGATTCGCTGCTTAGCCCTGCCTTCGATAAGCAATCGTCCGCCATGCAGTGGACGCATCATCTGCTGGAGCGTTTTGGCATCATCACCAAAGATCTCGTCTCTGCTCTGTGTCCGTTTCCATGGGAAGCCATTCAGACAGCGCTCCGTCAGTTGGAGGAGTGGGGGCTTGTTGTCAGAGGTCTATTCATTACCGATTTACATGCTCTGCAATACGCATCTAAAGAATTCATCACTCGCCTGTACCAGCAAGCAGGTGACGTTACCGCTAGTCAACAAAAATTCACGCTTTTAAGTGCTGTTGATCCGGCTAATCCGTTTGGACTGATTGTCCCCTGGCCCGAGGTTTCAAACATCTCATTTTCACGTAAAAGCGGTAATTACTTAGCTCTCAAAGGCAGTGAGTGGTTGTATTGGATCGAGAATAATGGCAAGCGGATTTATCATATTGCACCTAAGGCGAACCAAAACGACGATCAAATGACCATTGTCCACGAGTTAAAAAGTATGTTCCGCCAGTTCCTCAAACAACATCAACTACGTAAAATCGTTATCGAAACTTGGAACGGTGTGCGTATCTCAGAAGCGCCCGAACAGGAATATTTAAAGCTTCTAGGCGCAGAAAAAGACCGCACCAACTTAGTTCTTTGGCCAAGCCAACTAAGCTGA
- a CDS encoding S-layer homology domain-containing protein, with product MLKKVIATGLAFVMIMGSGTAVLAKDNGNGNGNGHGNKKDDSKVEIHLTFDDLQSAEWAIRYIASLASKRVFEGYEDGTFKPHNTVSRIEAITAAVRLMGLRSQAESAAEMSTHLNFKDADKVPSWAVGYVAVALENDLFSENDDMVQPQKEGDRLWATTLLVKALKLEAQAKAKMNTTLPFKDAKQIPAGAVGYVAVAIEKGLIDGFEDNTFRPNQPVTRAQLAALLDRTGGQLPDQGNNTIDGTVSRVVTNNTLSITSSGATSTYPLHPDVFIYRNGSKVSASALQVGDVVKVRTFNGQIVFIEVTNAVQSIIYSGTVSAAVTNNTLTLTKAGATSTLPLHPDVVVYRNGIKVNAVDLKVGDEINIRTSDNKVIYIEVTKSIVPISSSGTVSATVNNNVLKLTKSGVTTEYTLHPDVVIYRNGVKVTAGSLLIGDEVNVRTSDNKVIFIEVTQTAQAITNSGTVSAVVSNNVLKLQKSGVTFELTLHSDVIVYRNGLKVNASDLKVGDEVNIRTSENKVIYIEVTKMVQPITNNGTVSALVSNNELKLSKSGVTTAFTLHPDVVVYRNGVKVRAVDLKVGDEVDIRTSDNKVIYIEVTKMIDANLPFELLGKLKGTTLNAQGELATISIAQTINGREQTTIYQVSSGVTLSGNLALFKEGNLIQLNGVNRLVTSITIK from the coding sequence ATGCTCAAAAAAGTAATAGCGACGGGTCTTGCTTTCGTTATGATCATGGGAAGCGGTACAGCAGTTCTAGCCAAAGATAATGGAAATGGAAATGGAAATGGCCATGGCAATAAAAAAGATGACAGTAAGGTTGAGATTCATCTTACCTTTGACGATTTGCAAAGTGCGGAATGGGCGATACGCTATATCGCGAGCTTAGCATCGAAGCGTGTGTTTGAAGGGTATGAGGATGGTACCTTTAAGCCTCATAATACGGTTTCCCGAATCGAAGCGATTACGGCTGCCGTTCGTTTGATGGGACTTCGCAGCCAAGCAGAATCAGCAGCAGAAATGAGCACTCATTTGAATTTTAAAGATGCGGATAAAGTTCCTTCTTGGGCTGTCGGTTATGTAGCTGTAGCTTTAGAAAATGATTTATTTTCGGAAAATGACGATATGGTTCAGCCTCAAAAGGAAGGTGACCGGCTCTGGGCAACGACACTTTTAGTTAAAGCATTGAAGTTGGAAGCTCAGGCGAAAGCGAAAATGAACACGACGCTGCCGTTTAAAGATGCGAAGCAAATTCCTGCAGGCGCTGTGGGTTATGTAGCTGTTGCTATTGAGAAAGGTTTGATCGACGGTTTCGAAGACAATACATTTAGGCCTAATCAACCGGTAACACGGGCTCAGCTCGCAGCTTTGCTTGATCGTACCGGCGGTCAATTGCCAGACCAAGGGAATAACACGATAGATGGAACGGTAAGCAGGGTTGTAACCAACAACACGCTTAGTATCACAAGTTCAGGTGCAACATCAACTTATCCGCTGCATCCAGACGTTTTCATTTATCGGAACGGATCCAAAGTGAGCGCATCTGCCTTGCAAGTCGGGGACGTAGTGAAAGTACGTACATTTAATGGTCAGATTGTATTCATCGAAGTGACCAATGCCGTGCAATCGATTATCTACAGCGGTACCGTAAGTGCAGCAGTTACGAATAATACATTAACGCTAACGAAGGCTGGAGCTACCTCTACACTACCGCTTCATCCAGATGTCGTGGTTTATCGTAACGGTATTAAGGTGAATGCGGTAGACCTCAAAGTTGGTGATGAAATTAACATTCGCACTTCGGATAATAAAGTCATCTACATTGAAGTCACCAAATCGATTGTACCTATTTCAAGCAGCGGGACAGTTAGTGCGACTGTTAATAACAATGTGCTGAAGCTTACGAAATCGGGCGTTACCACGGAGTATACCCTGCATCCAGATGTGGTCATTTATCGAAACGGTGTGAAAGTCACTGCAGGCTCTCTGTTGATTGGCGATGAAGTGAATGTTCGCACATCTGACAATAAGGTCATTTTCATTGAAGTAACACAAACAGCACAAGCCATTACAAATAGCGGTACAGTTAGCGCAGTCGTTAGCAATAACGTACTTAAGCTTCAGAAGTCAGGTGTTACATTTGAATTAACACTTCACTCGGATGTTATCGTCTATCGCAATGGGTTGAAAGTCAATGCTTCCGATCTGAAAGTTGGAGACGAGGTCAATATTCGCACTTCCGAAAATAAAGTCATTTATATTGAAGTGACCAAAATGGTTCAACCCATAACAAACAACGGTACGGTCAGTGCACTGGTGAGCAACAATGAACTGAAACTTTCGAAGTCGGGAGTTACAACTGCATTCACACTTCATCCGGATGTCGTTGTCTATCGAAATGGCGTGAAGGTCAGAGCTGTTGATTTAAAAGTAGGCGACGAAGTCGATATTCGCACTTCGGATAATAAAGTCATTTACATTGAAGTCACCAAAATGATTGATGCGAATTTGCCATTTGAGCTTTTAGGAAAGTTAAAAGGAACTACCCTCAATGCCCAAGGTGAGCTTGCAACGATTTCCATCGCACAAACCATTAATGGTAGGGAACAAACAACGATCTATCAGGTATCCTCTGGTGTCACGCTTTCCGGCAACCTGGCCTTATTTAAGGAAGGGAATCTTATCCAGCTAAATGGAGTTAATAGGCTCGTAACCTCCATCACGATCAAATAA
- a CDS encoding helix-turn-helix domain-containing protein — MGSDHKNKFLLTNREREVFELLVQDKTTKDIAQQLFISEKTVRNHISNVMQKLNVKGRSQAVVELIKLGELKI; from the coding sequence ATGGGCAGCGACCACAAAAACAAATTTCTACTTACTAACCGCGAAAGAGAAGTATTCGAACTCTTGGTACAAGACAAAACCACGAAAGATATCGCGCAGCAGCTTTTCATTAGCGAAAAGACTGTGAGAAATCACATTTCTAACGTCATGCAAAAGCTGAACGTAAAGGGTCGTTCACAAGCGGTTGTAGAACTGATCAAGCTTGGGGAATTAAAGATCTGA
- a CDS encoding DUF6483 family protein → MMFRRDYFMRQIEQMTVVLHRILFNKEHIPLEDAQQQLDEASRHLLGLNIRSLQALSSKDILDLLSYHGSVDTAKALVLSDMFVGHGDLLQRHDQTDEVYQAYLKSVDLLLHLSLSPEVEPMDEVNDEIKARLNQSLERLQGWIIPEEIKRLLFAHYEKQGNYAKVEDVIFHYIEDHPDRSVILERGVIFYEKLMGMEEELLQAGNFSKEEALDGLRIVKQKLQLLDSPNMDKS, encoded by the coding sequence ATGATGTTCAGGCGTGATTATTTTATGCGGCAGATTGAGCAAATGACCGTGGTGCTGCATCGCATACTTTTTAATAAGGAACACATCCCTTTAGAAGATGCCCAGCAGCAGCTAGATGAAGCAAGTCGCCATCTATTGGGGCTGAATATTCGCTCTTTGCAGGCATTATCGAGTAAGGATATTCTTGATTTATTGTCTTATCATGGCAGCGTGGATACGGCCAAAGCACTGGTGCTTAGCGATATGTTTGTGGGCCATGGTGATCTGCTTCAGCGGCATGACCAGACGGACGAGGTTTATCAGGCTTATCTGAAATCCGTTGATTTGCTGCTTCATCTATCGCTCTCACCCGAGGTTGAGCCTATGGATGAAGTGAACGATGAAATCAAGGCTCGATTGAACCAGAGCTTGGAACGACTTCAAGGATGGATCATCCCGGAGGAGATCAAGAGGCTTCTTTTCGCGCATTATGAGAAACAAGGCAATTATGCCAAAGTAGAGGATGTTATATTCCATTATATAGAAGATCATCCGGACAGATCCGTAATCCTCGAACGAGGAGTAATTTTTTACGAAAAATTAATGGGTATGGAAGAAGAACTCTTGCAAGCAGGCAATTTTAGCAAAGAAGAAGCGTTAGATGGTCTGCGTATTGTGAAGCAAAAATTGCAATTATTGGATAGTCCTAACATGGATAAATCGTAG
- a CDS encoding class I SAM-dependent methyltransferase, with translation MAWYQKSFGNDYLMVYKHRDLQGAYHEVKKMIDWLGLEQGAEVLDLCCGMGRHSMALAEFGYDVTGVDLSEVLLNEAVKLDDGKHVTWLRGDMREVPLDRQFDAVVNLFTSFGYFDEDEQNEKVLHEIHRLLKEGGHFIIDFLNPVYVQMNLVSQSERTEEDLLIREERAIEEGYVRKRIVISQKGTADRYYLEQVKLYDRSAFEAMLIKAGLHIDHVYGEYDGQAYDAEASSRLIFVGHKEG, from the coding sequence ATGGCTTGGTATCAGAAAAGTTTTGGGAATGATTATTTAATGGTTTATAAACACAGAGATTTGCAAGGTGCTTACCATGAAGTGAAAAAGATGATCGATTGGCTGGGGCTCGAGCAAGGGGCTGAAGTGCTTGATTTATGCTGCGGCATGGGCCGCCATTCCATGGCACTGGCTGAGTTCGGTTACGATGTAACGGGCGTGGATTTATCCGAAGTCCTTTTGAATGAGGCGGTTAAGCTAGACGATGGAAAGCATGTAACCTGGCTGCGCGGCGATATGCGTGAAGTACCGCTCGATCGGCAATTCGATGCTGTCGTGAATTTGTTTACATCATTTGGGTATTTTGATGAGGATGAACAGAATGAGAAGGTGCTTCATGAAATTCATCGGCTTCTAAAAGAAGGAGGCCATTTCATCATCGATTTCTTGAACCCGGTTTATGTTCAGATGAATCTCGTTTCTCAATCGGAACGTACGGAAGAAGATCTATTGATTCGTGAAGAAAGAGCCATTGAAGAGGGCTATGTGCGTAAACGGATTGTTATTTCGCAAAAGGGTACGGCTGATCGGTATTATCTGGAGCAGGTTAAGTTGTATGATCGATCAGCGTTTGAAGCTATGCTGATAAAAGCGGGTTTACATATTGATCATGTATACGGCGAATATGATGGACAAGCTTATGATGCTGAGGCGTCTAGCCGATTGATTTTTGTAGGGCATAAGGAAGGATGA